In Sciurus carolinensis chromosome 17, mSciCar1.2, whole genome shotgun sequence, one genomic interval encodes:
- the LOC124969026 gene encoding olfactory receptor 7G2-like, whose amino-acid sequence MYFFLYNLSFSDICFSTGTVPRMLMNIQRHSKAISYTDYLTQVCFVLVFAGVENFLLAAMAYDPYVAICHLLRYSVIMNPRLCVLLIVLSLTIIIIYGLLHSLMVLRLSFCTNLEIPHFFCELDQVIKLACSDTLINNILFYLVSGI is encoded by the coding sequence atgtacttcttcctctacAACCTGTCCTTCAGTGACATCTGCTTCAGCACCGGCACAGTACCTAGGATGCTGATGAATATCCAGAGACACAGCAAGGCCATCAGTTACACAGACTACCTCACCCAGGTCTGCTTTGTCCTGGTTTTTGCTGGAGTGGAAAACTTTCTCCTTGCAGCAATGGCTTATGATCcttatgtggccatctgccatctACTCAGGTACTCAGTCATCATGAACCCCCGCCTCTGTGTCCTACTGATTGTATTGTCCTTAaccattatcattatttatggccTGCTTCACAGTCTGATGGTGCTGAGGTTGTCCTTCTGCACAAACCTggagatcccccacttcttctgtgaacttgatcAGGTCATCAAACTGGCCTGTTCAGATACCCTCATCAATAACATCCTATTCTATTTAGTGTCTGGCATATAA